In Juglans microcarpa x Juglans regia isolate MS1-56 chromosome 8D, Jm3101_v1.0, whole genome shotgun sequence, the following are encoded in one genomic region:
- the LOC121242024 gene encoding thaumatin-like protein 1b has protein sequence MILKGPSAQSARITFNNNCTYTIWLGTLTTNQKPQLSTTRFELAPKATSRSLDVQAPWNGRFWARTGCSMDASGKFSCSTANCDSGQVACNGNGAMPPASLVEITIAENGGQDFYDVSLVNGFNLPISVSIEGGSGDCKTSSCPANVNAVCPVELQVKDGNGSVIACKSACIAFNQPQYCCTRNFNTPVSCPPTNYSRIFKDQCPQAYSYAYNDANSTFTCSGAPNYVITFCP, from the coding sequence GTGCTCAATCCGCTAGAATAACTTTCAACAACAACTGTACATATACCATTTGGCTAGGAACCCTAACCACTAATCAGAAACCTCAACTATCAACAACTAGATTTGAGTTAGCACCCAAAGCTACATCCAGATCACTAGATGTCCAAGCTCCATGGAATGGCCGGTTTTGGGCACGAACTGGTTGCTCCATGGACGCCTCAGGAAAGTTCTCTTGCTCTACTGCGAATTGTGACTCTGGCCAAGTTGCATGCAATGGCAATGGTGCCATGCCGCCAGCGTCTTTGGTAGAAATCACCATAGCAGAGAATGGTGGTCAAGACTTTTACGATGTCAGCCTTGTCAACGGCTTCAACCTGCCTATTTCAGTGAGCATAGAAGGCGGGAGCGGTGATTGCAAGACCTCGAGTTGTCCGGCCAATGTGAACGCAGTTTGCCCAGTAGAGCTGCAAGTGAAAGATGGGAATGGGAGCGTGATTGCATGCAAGAGCGCATGCATAGCATTCAATCAGCCACAATACTGCTGTACTAGAAATTTCAATACTCCAGTTTCTTGTCCTCCCACAAACTATTCCAGGATCTTCAAGGACCAGTGCCCTCAAGCTTATAGCTATGCTTATAATGATGCGAATAGCACCTTCACCTGCTCCGGTGCACCTAATTACGTTATCACTTTCTGCCCTTGA